The following are from one region of the Streptomyces fradiae genome:
- the priA gene encoding bifunctional 1-(5-phosphoribosyl)-5-((5-phosphoribosylamino)methylideneamino)imidazole-4-carboxamide isomerase/phosphoribosylanthranilate isomerase PriA, whose protein sequence is MSSASVLELLPAVDVRDGQAVRLVHGESGTETSYGSPLEAALAWQRSGAEWLHLVDLDAAFGTGDNRDLVRQVTEAMDIKVELSGGIRDDASLAAALATGCTRVNLGTAALETPEWVAKVIAEHGDKIAVGLDVRGTTLKGRGWTRDGGDLYETLARLDAEGCARYVVTDIAKDGTLQGPNLELLKNVCAATDKPVVASGGVSSLDDLRALAGLVPLGVEGAIVGKALYAKAFTLEEALEAVAAV, encoded by the coding sequence GTGTCGTCCGCAAGCGTGCTCGAACTCCTCCCCGCCGTCGACGTCCGCGACGGCCAGGCGGTCCGCCTCGTCCACGGCGAGTCCGGCACCGAGACCTCCTACGGCTCCCCGCTGGAGGCCGCCCTCGCCTGGCAGCGCTCCGGCGCCGAGTGGCTCCACCTGGTCGACCTGGACGCCGCCTTCGGCACCGGCGACAACCGGGACCTGGTCCGCCAGGTGACCGAGGCCATGGACATCAAGGTCGAGCTCTCCGGCGGCATCCGCGACGACGCCTCGCTCGCCGCCGCCCTCGCCACCGGCTGCACCCGGGTCAACCTCGGCACCGCGGCCCTGGAGACCCCCGAGTGGGTCGCCAAGGTCATCGCCGAGCACGGCGACAAGATCGCCGTCGGCCTCGACGTGCGCGGCACCACCCTCAAGGGCCGCGGCTGGACCCGCGACGGCGGCGACCTCTACGAGACGCTCGCCCGTCTCGACGCCGAGGGCTGCGCCCGCTACGTCGTCACCGACATCGCCAAGGACGGCACTCTGCAGGGCCCCAACCTGGAGCTCCTGAAGAACGTCTGCGCCGCCACCGACAAGCCCGTCGTCGCCTCCGGCGGCGTCTCCTCCCTGGACGACCTGCGGGCCCTGGCCGGCCTCGTCCCGCTGGGCGTCGAGGGCGCGATCGTCGGCAAGGCGCTGTACGCCAAGGCGTTCACCCTCGAAGAGGCCCTGGAGGCGGTGGCCGCCGTATGA
- a CDS encoding RidA family protein — protein sequence MSDAVRKVVTGAPWEEQFGYSRAVELPNGTVLVAGCTSVVDGAIADGGPYEQTVNSFNVAFAALKQLGLGAEHVVRTRMYITHARDVEEVGRAHKELFDTVRPAASMIIVSGFVDPRLVVEVEVEAYRSDAA from the coding sequence ATGAGCGACGCGGTGAGGAAGGTCGTGACCGGCGCTCCCTGGGAGGAGCAGTTCGGTTACTCGCGCGCGGTCGAGCTGCCCAACGGCACCGTCCTGGTGGCCGGCTGCACCTCGGTCGTCGACGGCGCCATCGCCGACGGCGGCCCGTACGAGCAGACCGTCAACTCCTTCAACGTGGCCTTCGCGGCCCTGAAGCAGCTGGGCCTGGGCGCCGAGCACGTGGTGCGCACCCGGATGTACATCACCCACGCCCGGGACGTGGAGGAGGTCGGCCGCGCCCACAAGGAGCTGTTCGACACCGTCCGCCCCGCCGCGTCGATGATCATCGTCTCCGGCTTCGTCGACCCGCGCCTGGTCGTCGAGGTCGAGGTCGAGGCCTACAGGAGTGATGCGGCATGA
- a CDS encoding helix-turn-helix domain-containing protein, protein MYGGGGGTRDGPHPHRRAFLARQGRGGGGVVARTATASQLAEQVDEAVSLVSYHLRKLADGGLIEEAENQSSDGRERWWQPSSYGFSIHEEDLKDAPELAAASAAFGRTVTEQRSEMYARYLGEKDTWSAEWRSASIASEWLPRLTAAELAALGKELDAVLRKYDQAARAAEAAGDTEGRENVAVHLHGFPYRG, encoded by the coding sequence TTGTACGGCGGTGGGGGTGGGACCCGGGACGGGCCCCACCCCCACCGCCGTGCGTTCCTGGCCCGTCAGGGCCGAGGGGGAGGGGGAGTGGTGGCCCGCACCGCCACCGCGTCCCAGCTCGCCGAGCAGGTCGACGAGGCCGTCTCGCTCGTCAGCTACCACCTGCGCAAGCTCGCCGACGGCGGCCTCATCGAGGAGGCCGAGAACCAGTCCTCCGACGGGCGCGAGCGCTGGTGGCAGCCCAGTTCGTACGGCTTCAGCATCCACGAGGAGGACCTGAAGGACGCGCCCGAACTCGCCGCCGCCAGCGCTGCCTTCGGCCGTACCGTTACCGAGCAGCGCAGCGAGATGTACGCCCGGTACCTCGGCGAGAAGGACACCTGGTCCGCGGAGTGGCGCTCCGCCTCGATCGCCTCCGAGTGGCTGCCCCGGCTCACCGCCGCCGAACTCGCCGCGCTGGGAAAGGAACTGGACGCCGTCCTGCGGAAGTACGACCAGGCCGCCCGCGCCGCCGAGGCCGCCGGTGACACCGAGGGCCGCGAGAACGTCGCCGTCCACCTCCACGGCTTCCCCTACCGGGGCTGA
- the hisF gene encoding imidazole glycerol phosphate synthase subunit HisF codes for MSLAVRVIPCLDVDNGRVVKGVNFQNLRDAGDPVEMAKLYDAEGADELTFLDITASSGNRETTYDVVRRTAEQVFIPLTVGGGVRSAEDVDKLLRAGADKVGVNTAAIARPELIQEIAERFGRQVLVLSVDARRTPTGSFEVTTHGGRKGTGIDAVEWAHRAAELGAGEILLNSMDADGTKDGYDTEMIAAVRKHVTVPVIASGGAGKLSHFPPAIDAGADAVLAASVFHFGDLRISEVKQTLREAGHEVR; via the coding sequence ATGAGCCTCGCCGTACGTGTGATCCCCTGCCTGGACGTGGACAACGGCCGGGTCGTCAAGGGCGTCAACTTCCAGAACCTGCGGGATGCGGGCGACCCCGTCGAGATGGCCAAGCTGTACGACGCCGAGGGCGCCGACGAGCTGACCTTCCTCGACATCACCGCCTCCTCCGGCAACCGCGAGACCACCTACGACGTGGTGCGCCGCACCGCCGAGCAGGTTTTCATCCCGCTCACCGTGGGCGGCGGCGTGCGCTCGGCGGAGGACGTCGACAAGCTGCTGCGCGCCGGGGCCGACAAGGTGGGCGTCAACACCGCCGCCATCGCCCGCCCCGAGCTGATCCAGGAGATCGCCGAGCGCTTCGGCCGCCAGGTCCTCGTCCTGTCGGTCGACGCCCGCCGTACCCCCACCGGCTCCTTCGAGGTGACGACGCACGGCGGCCGCAAGGGCACCGGCATCGACGCCGTCGAGTGGGCGCACCGGGCCGCCGAGCTCGGCGCGGGGGAGATCCTGCTCAACTCGATGGACGCCGACGGCACCAAGGACGGCTACGACACCGAGATGATCGCGGCCGTGCGCAAGCACGTCACGGTCCCGGTGATCGCCTCCGGCGGCGCCGGCAAGCTGTCCCACTTCCCGCCGGCGATCGACGCGGGCGCGGACGCGGTGCTGGCCGCGTCGGTGTTCCACTTCGGTGACCTGCGGATCTCGGAGGTCAAGCAGACGCTGAGGGAAGCGGGCCACGAGGTTCGCTGA